TCCCGGTCGAGCTGCACAACACCGCGCTGCTGAATGCGTTCCTCACCACGCtcacgaccgaggcgccggagccgacgcgcgtcgtgccCCGCACCAGtaaagaggcgctgcacgcgccgccgaacgAGGCAGTGCCGCCGAACTACATGGACCTCAacctggcgctcgagccggtgcttgtctcgagcgtcgagaCCACGCTCGATACCATGGAGACGTACGCGGCGGAGGCCGGCAACGTCGGCTACCAGGCGCGCCAGGTCGCGCGCGAAAAGggacgcgccgacgcgtaTGTCCAGCGCAAAAAGGCCGAgaacgcctcgcgcgaagccgcgggcctcgcgccgctcccgATCGAGGACGTGAGCAAGATGTTCAAGATCCCGGCAGAGCCCAACCGCCTCGAGAGCATGCTCCTGCTCAACCAGCTCTCGCACGCTGCGGGGCGCCTCTCCGAGACGGCGGCGGTAGGTGCcgtgcagctcgatgcggcACGGACAAGTACGGCATAGAAACTATGACTTTTTTAGCGCTTGCAtacgcgcctcggcggcccgcgcgcgcttctcgcgctcgatccGCATACGCATCTCGGGGGAGAGCGTCGCATCGGGCGCGGagcccacgccgccgacgcgctgcgtgccgttggcggcgggcggcgcagcagcgggCGCGGGAGGCGCCGGctcggccgcacgctcgcggctCTGTTCGCGTGCCTCCTTCtcatcgcgctcgcgcatctTGTCGCGCATTGcgttgcggcgcgtgcgggcTTTGGATGCCTGTGCCTCTTCCATCTCGGACGTCAGCGCGGACGggacacgcgcgccgccggggccCATGCCGGCCCAGTCGCACCAGTCGGGGTGCTCGGCCATCATGCGCCGAAagacggtgcgcgcggGCTTGGTCGTGCACAGGTCGTAGGCAGTGCGGTacggcgcctcggacgcgtcgACCGACGGCACAGGCATCGTGGGgtccgcgcggcgctcgaggaggtactgcagcgcgtccggctggtcggccgcggcggcgacctgCAAAAGCGTCGCAGGGACAAAGCGCATCTGCTTCGCCTCCGCCTGGCGCCACCACGGGGGGAGGGGCGCATCGATGCTCGGCGCCTCTTGCTCGGCAAGCCAGCCGCCGGGACGCAGCAGATCGGCctcgtggcgctcgaggaacCGCTCGAGGGCATCGACCTTGCCTTTGCGGACCATGGCCACGAGTCGCTCccagcgctcgcgccgcttcgTTTCCTCCGCCCCGGGCTTTGCACGCGGCGTCTTGGGCTTCGGCGGGGGGGGCGGAGGGGCAttggccgcggcgtcggcacggAGCGCCTGTGCGATTGcctcgcggtgcgcatcgtcctgggccgcgagctgctcgggcgACAGGTGTGCGATCTTGACGCGCGTCAGCTCGAGGAAGCACCGCAtgatctcggcgagcgtcgggcgctgcgtcgcaaTGGGAATGTGCGACAGCGTCCCATCGCGGTGCGgtgcgtcgagcgggcTCGTGTGGTTTCCGCCCCAGTTCCACAGGATCCCGCTCGCAgtgcgcgtgctgcagcgcacccAGACGTGCTCGGAGCGCTCAATGAGCGAGCGCCATCCTGCGCGGCCCAGGAGGCTATGAatctcgtcgcgcagctgcgcctcgccgtggcGACGCAGGTTCGCACCGGCGCTCTTGGCGTGGCGCCCGGTCGCGTCCTGAGCCGACTGCGCGCCACCCtgcttgcggcgcgtcgtgtaCCGGTGAAAGGTCTTGTGTGCAAGCACGACAATGCCGCGCTCCTGTTTCGTgccccgcgcgcgcgcacgctccgagagcggcggcgcgtacgcgttCAGTgcgacgacggccgccgcaaagtggccgccgcccatCATGACAAAAGTCCATAGACGCAGCGGGGGCAGCGCAATCGGCGCTTCGGGGGCGATCTCGGGCATctcgtccggcgcctcgtcctcggacgaggagtccgactcgctcgactcctcgtccgagctCTCGAATTCCTCTTCGGTCGGCAGCaggccggcgccgtcgagAATGCTCAGCTGCATGGTACGCCCAATGTGCTTCGTACCTtgcaggcgcttgccggTCCACCCTTGCTTCGACGGGCGGCActcgatcggcggcgcttggagcgcttggagcgccgcctctgCCGACTTGGCATCGGTGGCGGGCGCAGACGTCGCGGCaagcagcacgtcgcggtaCACGCCAAGCTGCgtctgctcgaggcgcgcgtcacTCGGCGCATCGCTCCTGCTCTCGAACCagacgagcggcgagcgcagcgcgtcctgcacggcctgcgTCCGTGTGCGGCTTGGCGTATCGTcctgcgtcggcgcggcgtgcaggtcgaggcggtccAGGAGCGCACTCAGGGTATCGGTATCTTCcagctcgtcctcctcctcgatcTGGGCGCagaggcggtcgagctcgggaTTCGTCACGAGCGTCAGGGCGTtgggcgtgccgggcgcttgggcgccgcgctgccgcagcACCAGGTTGTACCTGTGCCAGAGGCTACGAAagtgcgcacgctgctcgccgagatcggCAAACGGCCCGCACTCGGGGCACAGCGTGCacgccggcacgccggcaGCGGGCCGTGGGtcgtgcgtcggcgccggcgccggcgcctttTCCTCTTCGGcatcggcgctgcgcagctgcacattctgcacgagcggcgtggGGAGGTTGCATACGTATAGAGGCGTGCTCAGCAGCGCATGTCGCGTACGGCCCGTGTCGGTCATTCGCAGGGCTAGCGAGGTCGAGAAGAACCTGCGCAGAGGGCCAATGGTGGCAAGAGTGGAGGCATGGACGATCGGCCCAgggacctcgcgcagcgcaagcgcgaaCGAAGAGGCAGCGACACTGTCTGTGCGCGCGCACGTACGGCGTATACACGGGCGGCACATGCACGTCATGCCGCAAAACTCGCTGCCATTATGGCCGCGCCTCTTGCGCCTCGGATCGCGTACGTCTAACGCGTCTACGTAGTACAGGGTATTAATAGAATGCCACGGTGTGCAGCAAAGGGTACGGATACGACGCCTGCTGTTGCTCGAGAATCGAGTCCATCTCCTCGTCGATATCCTTTGCCACCTCGATCTTGCGCGCAAGGTCGAGAATCGCACGCGAGGCGATATCCGCTTCCTCGTGATTATCCTTGATCTCGATGTTGATGACGTGCACGGAGCGGTTGAGCTCGGTGCGCCTGCTCAGCAGGTCCTCGCACACGCTATCAAAGCACCGCTCCTCGCACGTAATcacgacgtcggcgacgcgccgcgactCGTGCCAGCGCTCCGGCGCGTGCTTGATTTTGCGGTTGCGGTCGAGCATATGGAGCAGCCCGTTTGCCTCGTACAGCCGCGGATCCTTCTTCAATAGATCCTGGTACATGTAGTcgtacggcgtgccgaacgCGTAGATGTTCGGCTTGTCGATGGCAGGGCCTGGCATACGCACGGccgagccggtgccggcggACGTCACCTGCATGCCTGCTTTCCTGGGTAAGCGCAAAAAACATACAGCAGTGCATTGTGTCCGAACATGGAACGGTTCTGGTTGCTTGCACACACCACACAGAACGACACGCCATGCTtgctcgccggcgctccgtccatcgcgccgctggccATCGTGTGGAGGAAAAGCCCCGGCCGACCGCGTGCCACGACGGCAGGATGCGCCTGGAATGACGGATTTTGGTGCGGGCACTTCTACCTCGGCGGGTGCCGAGGATCCGGCGGGGTCGCGGTACATGGATGAGCTGACCTCGCGGCTCCTATCGCAAGCGCAAGAGATGGCCGCGGCAGAGGCCGCttccgaggcgccgcggtccgaggagctcgactcgacgaccgccgcgtcgctcgagacgTTCATGGCGAGTCTCAAAGCGCATCTACAGCTCGCGCCAGAGCCATGgaacgaggagcgcaccgtgcggcggcgcatgcatAACTGGAGCACGGCAgagcgccacgcgcgcatccgcgaggtcgtgcgcgagcagatgcgccaggcggcgcacggcacaCCCCACGGCGTGCAGCCACTCATGACGACCGTGCGGTGCCTGCATGCGTCGGTCGCGCAAAAGTCGTACGGGACAGAGAAGCGCTTCTTGTGCCCTCCGCCGGCGGTCAACGTGCGGGGCTCGCTGCGGCACGCGGAGCACGCCGTGCCGGCGCTCTTTATGCAGATCCAGAGCGAAGACGGCGAGCGATTCTcgggcgagcagctcgcggcactcgacgaggcgcaccagGCGCGCTTCACCGAGCTGCACGtcaccggcaccggcaaggCCAAGAGCTTCCGCCTCCAGCTGCACCTcctggcgcggcgcgaacaagaagcgcgcgaggccaagcgccagcgcatcgacgagcacgacacgagcgcgagctgggcgagcTTTGACTCGGCGCCGATCGGAATCATTTCCAAGCCGTCGAAAAAgtcggccaaggcgcggcacgcgtcgGCGCACATCACCTCGAACGCGTCCGTTTCTCTCTTTAATCGAATCAACTCACAGACGTATCGTACCAAGTACCTCTCTGCCCACGAAGGGCACTTGTCCGCACAGTCGCGTGCATGGACCGCCTTTCGCctcgtgctcctcgcgcggccgccgcaggcgcaggcgctggacgtcgacgcggacgtGCTCACGTACGGCTCGACCATcgtgctggtcgacgaggtgtctggcgcgacgaccgacCCGCTCCTCGTGTGCAAGGTTGACCGCGGCCGCATcctgccgccgctcggcgaggcgcgcgtgaCGCTCGATGACgggacgctcgccgacgagtcGTACCTGTACGGCGCCGTGAGCCAGATGCAAAAGATTGCACTCATGCGCTTCGTCCCCGACCCCAGCCGCGCAGAAGGGCACtgggagcgcgacgcgcatgcgccaCGCACCTATCTCTGTgcaggcacgccgctgcatGCGAGCGCACAgcacgcgacgctgcggcacctcggcgtgccgccgccgccgccgccgccgccggacgacgCCCACGCCCTCCCGCTGACATACGTCGCCGCGAAGCCGGCAGCGTGggacggcgcgacgctcgacgatgccgaAGACGCATTCTGCTGGACGCTTGTCAGCATCTCGCACTTTGAGTACTCGTTCATCGATGTCGACatgctcgacacgccgaACGCGCCACCCGGTGTGggcctcgcgctcacgCCGTTCCCGATCGTGACTACCATGCCATTCTACGACACCAACACACACAAGGTCGCCATGACCGTGCAGCACTTTTTCTACGATGCCCATGTGCTGCAatcgctcgacgagccgctccTAGAACACATGGAGGTGTGGCTCGGGCCGCTGGgaccgctcgcgctcctcactgcgccgacgccggacGGCGAGCAGGAGACGGACGTCGCGGTCCACCTcccgccgctgcgtgcgatcATTGACGCGGGGGGGTCGTCGCCGCAGTGCACGCTGCCCCTCCTCTTTGTCCGCGCATTGGACGGGGCGATATACCACTCCGGGCGCCAGGTCGCGTGCCaggacctcgtcgcggtcgtgcgcgcggcgggcgacagccgcgccgccgaggcgctcaagaaGCTCAacgtcggcctcggcgagcaggccggcgcgcaggagctTCCGCCAGGGTCCGTATGGACGCTGCGGGTCGTGTAGAGTATAGTGCGATAATAGACTACAAGAGCaacggcggccgcgcgccgtcgacgcacCCAatcggcgtcggctgccactgcgccgcaagcgaCCAGCCGGGCagcgcactcggcgcggctggcgcctcgtcgacggccaTCGGAGGCGGGCGGTCGAGACcacgcagcaggcggctgcgcgcctcCATCTCGGGtagcacgtcgagctcggtgcctggcgccgcgtcgtgcagTGCAatcagcgccgcgacacgctcggcgagcggcccttgcgcaaggtgctgcgcaagcgcccacgtcgcgggcgacgcgacCTCCATGCagtgctgcagcacgatCCGCCGCAGTACTGCCGAGTTCTGCGTCGCGTCCCACACTGGCACGgactcggcgtcgtccTGCGCACTGCCGAGGTccacggcgctcggcgcttGGCGCCAGCGGGGCACGTCGAGTGTCGCGTGCAGCGTGTcgtacggcgcgtcgagcgcaaggtgcgcaagccacgcacgcgcgacggccgcgtaCGACTTTTCTTTTGCGGTCGTGCCGCTCCCAGCGACCTGCGCCAAAGCCTGGATCAGGATGGGGAGGAAAACCGGAAAGGCCGCGTgcatcgcacgcagcagaGGGTCCCACAGCTCGGTAtgctcgctcggcagcgactcgagcggcgcgtcgtcgcgcgcctgcagcgcacgctgctcttTTGTCTGGGGAATCAAGGCGCCTGGAAGCAGCAGCTGGGTCACGAGGAGCATGAGCACGGACGCGGTGCATGTAAACGTTtcgccgtgctcctcgccgcgcggcgcgctgcctgcaagcagcgtgctgccgtccgaggcgagcgcaaggcgccgtGCCGTCTCGGCCTGCACCCACTGCTCGAGGTCGCCGACAGTCTtgacgagcggcggcgcaccacgcAAGGCTAGCGAACGGTCGCGTGCGAGTGCGTGCGCCTGTATGCGGTAGGTATGCAGCAgctgtgcggcggcggcagcggcttCGCGGCggggctcgtcgtcgtcgagcacgtcggcggccggctcgtgcgacggcgagaGCGTCGGCTGCCAATAGTGCTGGTCGAGCCATGCAAGGGCCATGGTGCATGCCTCGCGGCATACAGCCATGCTCGGTAGCTCTTCGTGCGTCGCAAAGTGCCGGACTTGGACGAGCCACTGCGGCAGGCCGATGCGGTCGGCAATCGCGCCGATGGACTGCGCAAACATGCCGGTCTGGAACGTATCGACAATCGAGTTCACGAAGCGCACGAGGCCCAtggcgtacgccgcgcgtgTGCCCTCGCTCTCCCccgcgaggccgtcgaggaggcgcgcctgcacgagcagcgATGTCGCCTCTACGGCCTGGgggcacgctgcgcgcgccatCCAAAGCCGTGTAATCTTGAGCGCGCTCTGCAGAGCCGCAACATCGTTCGCGTCGCCATACAGCAACGCGTGGACGTactgcagctcctcgtgcCCCGGCGCATAAAacggcgtccggcgcggcaggcgcattTTTTCGTGGTGGAGTAAGCCACGTGGCCGGGCACGGGCCGCCCCGCCCTACCCCACCATGGCGCTCCCCCCCGCACTGCAAGCGCTCGCGATTGGCTCGGTGTCCGCACCGAATGTGCTCGAACTCTATGTCGACTACCTTTGTACGTGCACCTACTAACCCAGGCCCTTTTTCTGCTAAGATTTTGAACAACTTCCAGAGCCAGGTGGTGCCTCTGCTCTTtggcgagcaggcgccgtTCCGTGGCAAGGTGCGTGTCATTGTGCGCCCCGTCCCCCAGCCGTGgcacgcctcgtcctcgctcCTGCACGAGACGGCGCTGGCTGTGGCGCGCCTCTCGCTCACGGACCGtgtggcgctcgaggatcCCGAGAAGAACGCCTTCTGGGTCTTTTCGCAGGCGCTCATGAAGGAGAGCGAGCGCTGGTACGACGGCCCTGCGCGCTCCAAGAACCCTGATCAGGTGCGTGcggagctcgcgacgctcgcggtcaacgtcctcggcgaggacgtgcgcaaggccaagaaggagtcgatcgtcgccctcgacggGCAGCCCCTTGGCcaggccgtgcgctcctGGACCCGCGTCTCAGACGAGGGCAACGCCGGCTCGAAGATCGTGCCGGATCTCAAGTACTGCGTACGTCGCTATGCTGACCCAGATCAAAATCGGACGCCAGAACGGCATTCACATCACGCCGACTGCACTCTGGAACGGCGTCGTGGAGCCGTCCATCTCCTCGTCCTTCTCGCAGGAGGAGTGGCGCAAgttcctcgacgagcgcgtgccgaaGGCCAATATCTAGCCGTAGAATTGTGGAGGTCCCGAATTTGACCATGGCCTCGGTTACGCAGACGAACCTGCCTctgccgctcgtcgcgcgcggcaaggtgcgcgacgtgtaCGACTCGGAGCTCACCGAGGGAGAGTATGCGGGCGCCCTTCTCTTTGTCGCGACCGACCGTATCTCGGCGTTTGACGTGATCCTCCAGAACGGCATCCCGGAAAAAGGGCGCATCCTCACCGGCATGTCGGAATTCTGGTTCGACAAGATCGCCCAGGGCATTATCAAGACGCATGTGCTTGCGACAAGGTGGGACGACTTtcccgaggcgctgcgcacgcgcctcgcgagcgtgcgcgaccaggtcgacggccgctcgatgctcgtgcgccgtgcgcgtgtTATCCCCGTCGAGGCCATTGTCCGTGGCTACATTACCGGCAGTGGCTGGGCGGAGTACaagcgcagcggcacggtGCACGGAATCAAGCTGCCTGAGGGACTCGTCGAGAGCCAAGAGATCCCCAACGGCCCCATCTTTACCCCGAGCACCAAGGCGGAGCAGGGCGAGCACGACGAAAACATCCACCCCGACAAGGTcgcggagctcgtcggcaaggagctcgcTATGAAGCTCGCGGACGCTGCCGTGAAGCTGTACGccaaggcggccgagcacgcgcgtgcCAATGGCATCATCCTCGCCGACACCAAGTTTGAGTTTGGTCTGCTCCccgccgacggccagggctacgacggcgagctgattctcgtcgacgaggtcctCACGCCGgactcgtcgcgcttctgGTCCGCGGACTCGTACGCGCCGGGCAAGGGCCAGGCCAGCTTCGACAAGCAGTACATCCGCGACTGGATGAAGAGCAAGGGCCTCGACACGGCCGCCAAGTCGGGCACGCCCGTCACCCTCCCGGACGAGGTCGTTGAGGGCACCGGCGAAAAGTACCGCGAGGCCTTCCAGCGCATTACAGGACACCCATTCAAGTAGCTACATACTGGTATCCCGCCGCACAAGCACTTTCGGCTTGCGTGTGgtgccgtcgctcgcggtTGACAGCCGCGGCACCTCGTTGAGGTCCtgcagcggccgccgcagcggcgagtcggcaaacggcgtctcggcaatgtacgcgagcgccgccgcgcggtccGCGGGGATCAGGTCGGCGGGCACCGGCAGCGAGTAGCGTTGGCGCTGCGGCGTTTGGCCCGTCGGGCCGTCAGAAAGGAAGGTATGCTGCACGAACGGCGCaaaggcgcgccgcagctcgtgcatttggtcggcggccgagTGCAGGGATGCGCCCAGAGCAGCAGTGTGCGCGGAATGCTGCGTGAGCCACAATACGTACCGCTTTGTCCAGCGTctggagctcgcgctccacAGGCGACGCGTCGGCATCGCGGAGCGCACGATCGATCTCGGAGGCGGCGTgggcggtgcgctcgctgcTCTCCAAGGAAGCCGCGGCAAGGGCGTGGTCGAGGGTATGTTGCGCTGGGTAAGCTGTGCGACGTACTTGTTTTTTCCAACGCGTGCGAGAGGTCGGTCGCACTGgcggcaaggcgctcggcgtagGCATCGGCATGTGCGTCGATCAGCGCGCCGGCTTGGATCGTCTGCTCGGGGCCAAGCACGGCATCGGCAacgtcgccggcgagcgactcgtGCACGGACCGCAGGTCCGCGAGGTGCCCGTCGTAGGTGCTCCTAGACGCAGACACGCCCTGTTTCGCAGACTCGAGGTCGGCGTGTGCGGTGGACAGCGCGGCGCTAAAGCGCTTCTCGCGCTCCGCTTCAAACTGgtcgaccgcgccgaggagcgtcgtgcgcatcTCGCTCGTCTTTTGCTTTTCGGCGTCCAagagctgcacgagccaCTTGTTCTGCTGAGTGACACGCTGCActtcgcgcgcggcgatcgcaTGACTGTGCTCTTGCAGCGCAgcggtgcgctcgtcgagcgcagtgaggcgcttgtcgacctggtgcgcgagcgtcgatGCGGtctgcaccgcctcggcgaggcgcgcatcgacgtgcgccgcaaggtcGTTTTgcagcgactcgaccgATGTCGCGTGCTCAAACTGGAGCGCTGAAAAGGCCGCCTGGATCGCATCGGCGACCTTGGTCTGTGCCTCGTTGAGGAacgtgtcgcgcgccgccggcgaggccgaggcaaggcgcgtcgcgagtCCTTCGAGCGCCAACGTCAcggtggtgcgcagcgtcgtgcgctCGTCCTGGATGCGCGTCGCAAGCGCGTGCAGAGCACCGTCGCTTGCGtcgtggcgctgcgccgcctgcgcggcgacctgcACACAGACGGCATCGATCTGCTCGTAGTACatgcggagcgccgcgcgcgcctcttcgtcgctctgtgcacgccgctggagcttggcgtgcagcgcgtcgatgtcgcgcgtcgacgcgttGGCTGCGCGGTGCAGCGACAAGGCAATGTCGTGCAGCCTCTGCTCGTTGTGCTTGCGTGCacggtgcagcgccgtctCTTCCTGGAGCGCTGAGGAGAGCTGCGTGaccttggcgagcgacgcctcgagctcgtggatgcgcgcctcgtgcacggcctcggcggcggtccACTCCttgtcgcgccgcgcaaggagcgtcgtgttctgctcgagctgctcgtgcaTGCTAGCGAGTTTGCTCTGTGCGACCTCGttgctgcggcgcagctcgtccatctgcttggcctgcgccgcgcgctccgcctcgagctttGCCCAGTTGTCCGCATCGACATAGATTCCGTTCTTTTCGCGTgtcgcgacgaggtccgagcgcaggcggtcgatTTCCGAGACGTACTCTTTGATGAGAGCGCCCCGTGTCATGCGCTGGTTCAGCTCGGGGCGGTTCTTGATCGACTTGGCGCGTAGCGCATagtcgagcgtcgagaGCGTCTCTTCGAGGTTCGTGCGGTCGTCCGAGACGGTTGCAATGATGCATGTCTTGGTccgcccgccgagcgagtcCTGCAAAAGGCGCGTCAGGCGCGACTCGCGGTAGGGAATATGCGTGCTGCCGTCGACCAAAGCGTTGATCACACGGCCAAGCGTCAGTAGGCTCTGGTTGATCAtgcccgcctcgcgcgcgcgtttgttttccgcgccgctgcggccgaTGTTTTCCGAGCCGGCGAGATCGACGAGGTTCAGCttgccggtgcgcagcacctctTCGCCTCGTGCACCCGTCTCCTTTACGTGCACATGCAGCGTAAAGACACAGtgcgagcgactcgagcttTCGTTGCAGCGTGTCGCTGCAATGTGCCGCTTCTGGCTGCCGAACCGCAGCATGCGCAagccgtgctcggcgctcgtgAGCGGAATCTCCTCGAGACCGTGCAGCACGACGCCCTTGCCCTTTTCCTCGTACATCTTGAGGCCAGACGGGCCGCCGTTCATGGGCGTAGGCGCATCTGGGCTCAacaggtcgcgcagctcctcatTGTACAGCTCGACAAACGACATGTGCACGCTAAACTCATCCTGCCGCATATTCAGTACGTGAAACAGGCGAAAGAGGGTGCGCGGAATGATGcccgcgtccggcgcaaaTGTGCCCATGTACGACGAGAGGTCGCCCTCCATGGTATGTCTGCGTCAGCAGGAAAACGTACGTCTTGCCTGTGCCTGTCTGCCCGTACGCAAAGATCGTGCAATTGTATCCCAGaagcacctcgtcgagcacacCGCTCACCGCGTCCTGGTACACCATCCCctggtcggcctcggcgccaaAGACATGGTCAAACGTATAGGTCTTGGACCGCGTGCTGCCATGCGAGCCAagcgtcggcgcacgcggcgccggacCACTTGCATCCACATGCACCTGGCTGCCTCGCGGCCCTGTTGTCTGCAGCACATTCGCATCGTCCTGCGCGGTGCCGCTGGGTGAGCCAAGCCACGTACCGTACGCGGACGACCACCTTCATGTTTGCGTCCCCCCCGCGTTTTCCTTCTATGTGCGTCCCGGACGCCACCCGCGGAGCACTACGCCccgccggcggcaccgCACTCGCCgacacgacgcgcgctgggcgcgcCGTCTGTGTGCGTCGCACTGACGCCATGCAAGCAACACGCAGGACGCGTTGCGCGCTACGCGCTCTTCACGTGACCTATCCAAAGACGCACCGACgcgtcctgctcgaggctgGCGGTGGCGAGGAGCGGCAGTGTGGGATGGACCTGGGTAAGAGGGGAGACGTACCGCAACCGCTGCCACCGTATCGCAGTGTCCAGAGAGCACCTGCGTGATCTGGCGCGTCTGCAGGTCCCATAGGTATACGTGGCGGTCTTCGCTCCCTGCGACGATCCACGTGGTCGGCCGGCCAGCGGACGGCAGGTAGACCAGCGCGGCGTTGCCCGCGTACTTGGTATTCGCGTGCCCGGTATAGGTCTTGAGGATGCGTGCGTTGGCCAGGTCCCAGAGGCGCACTGCGCTGTCGAGCGACATGGCGAGCACTTgcagcgacgacggcgagaaTTTCACCgaggcgaccggcgcctggtcgccgtgctgcagcgtgcgcaggcaGTGTCCTGCGCTGGTATCCCATAGGCGGCTGTGTGAGAAGAAGAGCAACGTACATTAGGCCGTCGTACGAGCACGAGGCAATCATCGTGCCGTCGCTGCTAAAGTCGACGCCGGTCACCGCTTCCGAGTGCGCGGCAATCGTGCGGTGGCACGTcccgcgctgcaggtccCATAACCGGATCGTCTCGTCAAACCCGCCGCTGACCAGCAGCGTGCTCAGGGGGTGGCATGCGATGCAAAAGACATAAGACGTGTGCCCTTCGTACGTGCGCACAATTTTTCCCTGTGTGAGCCACGACACGTACCGTTTCGAGCTCCCAGACAAGCACCGTGCGGTCGTCGGATGCACTCACGACGTACTGGCTGTCACGCGTCCAGCAGACGGCATTCACGCCGCCGGTATGGCCTTGCAGGGTATGTTGGAggcggccggtgcgcgtcgcccagacctgcacggccttgtccgcgccggcggtcgCGAGGTGCTCACCGTTCGGCGAGAACACGGCGCTGGCGACAGACCGCGCGTGCCCGTGCAGCGTATAGAGCAGCTCGTACTGCATCcccggcgcctcgacgtccATCGCGTCAGCCATTGTGGAGGAAATTCGTCTCCCTCCACGATGGCGCAGCCGGCCTTccagcggcgccgccgcggcaatGCGGAAGTCGAAGACGCGAGCCAAGGCAAGCTTGGCCCCGAGTTCCAGGACGCGGGGTGTCTGCTCATTTCCGAGGTGCACCTCTTCTTTTCGCGCCCCGGCGAGATgaccggcgagcgcgaggcgggcgcTTCGGGCGTCGCCCAAAAGACCAAGGAGTACGTCGACGAATTCAGTCGGTACAAGGAGCAGTCGACGATTCG
The Malassezia japonica chromosome 2, complete sequence genome window above contains:
- the KIP1 gene encoding Kinesin- motor protein (COG:Z; EggNog:ENOG503NUH1); translated protein: MADAMDVEAPGMQYELLYTLHGHARSVASAVFSPNGEHLATAGADKAVQVWATRTGRLQHTLQGHTGGVNAVCWTRDSQYVVSASDDRTVLVWELETGKIVRTYEGHTSYVFCIACHPLSTLLVSGGFDETIRLWDLQRGTCHRTIAAHSEAVTGVDFSSDGTMIASCSYDGLIRLWDTSAGHCLRTLQHGDQAPVASVKFSPSSLQVLAMSLDSAVRLWDLANARILKTYTGHANTKYAGNAALVYLPSAGRPTTWIVAGSEDRHVYLWDLQTRQITQVLSGHCDTVAAVAVHPTLPLLATASLEQDASVVVRVRGTAQDDANVLQTTGPRGSQVHVDASGPAPRAPTLGSHGSTRSKTYTFDHVFGAEADQGMVYQDAVSGVLDEVLLGYNCTIFAYGQTGTGKTHTMEGDLSSYMGTFAPDAGIIPRTLFRLFHVLNMRQDEFSVHMSFVELYNEELRDLLSPDAPTPMNGGPSGLKMYEEKGKGVVLHGLEEIPLTSAEHGLRMLRFGSQKRHIAATRCNESSSRSHCVFTLHVHVKETGARGEEVLRTGKLNLVDLAGSENIGRSGAENKRAREAGMINQSLLTLGRVINALVDGSTHIPYRESRLTRLLQDSLGGRTKTCIIATVSDDRTNLEETLSTLDYALRAKSIKNRPELNQRMTRGALIKEYVSEIDRLRSDLVATREKNGIYVDADNWAKLEAERAAQAKQMDELRRSNEVAQSKLASMHEQLEQNTTLLARRDKEWTAAEAVHEARIHELEASLAKVTQLSSALQEETALHRARKHNEQRLHDIALSLHRAANASTRDIDALHAKLQRRAQSDEEARAALRMYYEQIDAVCVQVAAQAAQRHDASDGALHALATRIQDERTTLRTTVTLALEGLATRLASASPAARDTFLNEAQTKVADAIQAAFSALQFEHATSVESLQNDLAAHVDARLAEAVQTASTLAHQVDKRLTALDERTAALQEHSHAIAAREVQRVTQQNKWLVQLLDAEKQKTSEMRTTLLGAVDQFEAEREKRFSAALSTAHADLESAKQGVSASRSTYDGHLADLRSVHESLAGDVADAVLGPEQTIQAGALIDAHADAYAERLAASATDLSHALEKTTQHTLDHALAAASLESSERTAHAASEIDRALRDADASPVERELQTLDKAHSAHTAALGASLHSAADQMHELRRAFAPFVQHTFLSDGPTGQTPQRQRYSLPVPADLIPADRAAALAYIAETPFADSPLRRPLQDLNEVPRLSTASDGTTRKPKVLVRRDTSM
- a CDS encoding uncharacterized protein (EggNog:ENOG503NXUU); translation: MALPPALQALAIGSVSAPNVLELYVDYLCPFSAKILNNFQSQVVPLLFGEQAPFRGKVRVIVRPVPQPWHASSSLLHETALAVARLSLTDRVALEDPEKNAFWVFSQALMKESERWYDGPARSKNPDQVRAELATLAVNVLGEDVRKAKKESIVALDGQPLGQAVRSWTRVSDEGNAGSKIVPDLKYCIKIGRQNGIHITPTALWNGVVEPSISSSFSQEEWRKFLDERVPKANI
- the ADE1 gene encoding phosphoribosylaminoimidazolesuccinocarboxamide synthase (EggNog:ENOG503NVQW; COG:F; BUSCO:EOG09260LS9) → MASVTQTNLPLPLVARGKVRDVYDSELTEGEYAGALLFVATDRISAFDVILQNGIPEKGRILTGMSEFWFDKIAQGIIKTHVLATRWDDFPEALRTRLASVRDQVDGRSMLVRRARVIPVEAIVRGYITGSGWAEYKRSGTVHGIKLPEGLVESQEIPNGPIFTPSTKAEQGEHDENIHPDKVAELVGKELAMKLADAAVKLYAKAAEHARANGIILADTKFEFGLLPADGQGYDGELILVDEVLTPDSSRFWSADSYAPGKGQASFDKQYIRDWMKSKGLDTAAKSGTPVTLPDEVVEGTGEKYREAFQRITGHPFK
- the RPB4 gene encoding RNA polymerase B (COG:K; EggNog:ENOG503P730), translating into MAQPAFQRRRRGNAEVEDASQGKLGPEFQDAGCLLISEVHLFFSRPGEMTGEREAGASGVAQKTKEYVDEFSRYKEQSTIREVRALLIKHAAQPDLDGSTADDKGLQLSQFEMAQLANLAISDVDEARTLIPTLANKDDAQLESLLNELAAIRKFA